A stretch of DNA from Lotus japonicus ecotype B-129 chromosome 4, LjGifu_v1.2:
TCTGATCTATATCACCATTTGGCAATCACAACATATAAACATGAAAGACACATAAATGAATATTAGTCAAGTGATTTCCAAGTCAATAAACTTATAGATGTACACAATCCTTTTTGTATTAATGTCAAGGCCGAAGTCCAAAGAAAAGGAAACTAATCATCAATAACAACTACATCAAGGGAAGGCCCAAGGTTACTATTTAGTATTGTAGCTAAGGGATTTTATTTGGTGGAACGCGGGACTACGGTAAGGATTGGTATATAGGACTGTACACGTGTaaccttaaaaaaaatttaggacAAAGGTGTATCGATAGATGGAGAAAAAATTGCAGGCCATGTACACATAATTGATccttaaataataatatttccaCACTTAATTTTTAGGTGTGGATAGGTGGAAGaaaaaagagatagaaaaaaagaagaaaaaaaataaagatgtgataaataacttttttataaaaaagaaataaataggTAGAAATTAAATGTGAAAAAGCGGTTGATATGTGTATATGTCATTACTTTTGATCCTTATATCATTTGGAAATATAAGGTTAAACACATCATTGGAATGTCATGGAAATATCATCTGATAAGTAAGGGGTTGAAATTCTTGATTCTACGACATAAACAAAATCTGAAATTGGTCACAGAATTAATTTTGTGATGGTTTCTCTTTCATATATTAAAATACATTTTCTTATTTAGTAACGTGTTaagaaaataagataaaaagaaaaacaaatgattGTTTAATTAGTAgttattataacttattttccaggttcaaaaaaaaacttattttccgAAGGAACGAAAAGAAAGTAGttattataacttttttttttgaaatgtcttATAACTTTGTTGATATGCAAATGATTTTTGTATACAAAATTAGACCACAAAAGATTCCACGGATAACTTTAAgaaaaatcatttcaaaaaaaaattaagaaatatcatTAGACTTTAACAGATAGATAGTCAATTGTTTTTAACGAAATATTCTCTCCGtttcaaaactattgtagttttagcttttttgttttgttccaaaaccattgttgttttacataatCAAGACtctttatctcattctcttccattcatgctcttatttaatattgtatcttcCAAGTATCATATCTTATTTCCATCAATCACAACTCTCACCAATTAGTTGGCCAagattttcattctctctctttcatatatctgatattaaataagggtgtttcagtcatattataacatcaattaatgaactcttaaactttgtgaaaaaactaaaactacaatagttttagaACGAAGAGAGTAAAAAATTGGTAAGGTAGGTGCTGAGGTCTTTTGTTTTTGACATTGAgactttcaaaattaaaaaattgacaTTGAGACATTATCTGAAAtaacaaaattttatatttgtttggaCTTATATTCGAAATGGCTAATTTGGGCCAAAAAGTCATGGTTACACATATAGGGTTTTGGTGGTATTGATAAAATGGATGCGTGTAGTCTGGTCAAGCAATGTCGTCTTCGTGTTCAACCCCGTAACAAATGGAAGGACCAGCGTTTCAATCAGAGATAATAAAGTTGATTGTTGTCCTCATTGTATGCGTTGTCGATATGCCATGGGATCTACTTGCTTTCTTCCTGAACTTCACAAGATCTGTCAAATATTAGGTAACAGATACTCAACCATTTTCTAAACTTTATATGTAATTATGCGTGTAGGGCTTCTGTACCTTCAATTCTTGCTTTTCTGGTTAATTGAAAGTTTCTGCAAAGTGGAATAAAGCACTTAGACAATTGAACTGGATATAACTTACACTTGGGTGTTCTTTTTGTTACTTTTGTACCAATTGTACCCGTTATCACCACTCAATATTGATTCAAACTTCAATATTCCCACCCAATGGGGTCTATAAAAGTCAGATAGTGGTAATGGTTAGTAACACATTTCAATCAATTCATACCACGGTGACCAACTAAGAATTGCTGAATCATTTTGAATGGCTAATTCATCTGCTGCAATCAACAATGTGAAGGATCTCTGCCCCCCAAGTAGGAATTGGAGCATTAAGGTGCGGGTGATACGAATGTGGACTTCTCCATCATTTGATGGAACTGATACTCCATCATCTTTAGAGTTAATCTTCTTGGACCAACAGGTACTTTTTGCAGTTTTCATTATTTGGTTTGTTTTTACATATTTTAAAATCGACAGATGTTTATGTATTGATTGTTGACTAATAGctgatattatatttgtaggGGGGTAAGATTCAAGCATCACTAAGGAAAGGAATGTATCAAAGATGGTCAGGCAAGTTCATGGAGGGCATTGTGTACAAAATAACTACTTGTCACCTGATTCCCAATCTAGGTTCATACCCCTGAGCATCCATACAAGATGATATTTACTGGGAAAACGAAGGTTGTGCCTTCAGAAAGTAGCTCAATCCCCATGTGGGGGCTAACTCTGAAGACTTATGAACAAGTTCATGCTCCGGATGTCCAAACTGATTATTTAGGTTGTTAGTTCAACATCTAATTATCTGTCTTTGTGGTTACGACAGTGTGTGCATAGGCTCAAAGTTTATTTTGTTAATCAAGTGTCATCCTATTGAGCAGACATGGTTGGATTGGTGTCTGCTGCCTCTACTGAGCGTTCCTACATGAAGGAAGGGAAGGAGGTGAAGATTTTGACCTTAGAGCTAACAGATGACAAGTATTCTTTACAACATAATATTTGTTTGTATATTATATGGTTTACTTGATGTAGTTTAAATTTTTAACTTGATGTCTGACTTATTTGAACTTTGACCATATCTACAGGGGAAAGGTTAAGTTGACTGTATCCGGTGAATACGTTGCTGTTATAAATGACTACTTATCATCTCACTTCGATGGAAAGCCTGTAGTGGTTGTTGAACTTGCAAAAATCAAGACATTTAAGGgtatttgttattgttattgttattatcTCTTATGTACAAGTTAGAGGTCTACTAATGCTTGCAATCAATATATTGCCCAAttggttttagtttttttacTGATTCTAACAATTAATTATCTTGTGTGAAGGGAAAAATGGGTTGCAAAACGTTATGAATGCAACTAGGCTGAATTTTAATCCTGATATTTCGTCAAGCTAATACGGTTGagtacattaaatacattaatttAACAATACATTAGTCTAAATAGtactatttaatattgattCCTGAGTATAATAATTTAGTGTTAAGAAGTTTTATAGTAAAACCCAATAATTCTGTGCCACATAACACAAATTATTACattattcttttatttaaattaaattaaaattatattttcttaaATGGTGCGAAACAATTTGTATCTGCGTAAAGAAAGTGTACAAACATGTATACATCATtatctttttttaatttgattttaattataatttgttTCAGTAAATCAAATTTGATTAACACTTAACACTACTAATCCACACATAAATAATCTTTTAACACTTTAAGCGAGTGCATAATTAAAgagtccgtgcatcgcacgggtagaTATTCTAGTTTCTTACACAAAGAGTATTACaagaatcaaaaaaaaaatgttattgcTAAGAACATCATATTATACGCATTCATTCTTCGCCAAGGAGACCAAATTTGTATAGACATGCTTCCTATGATACTAAGAGCATCTAAGAGTATTGATTAAACAACTTCTTGATATCCCTAACCAAATGAGCACAGGGGGTGAGAATCTTGACAACCCAATTACTCAGGTTAACCGAGAATCCCTCCACAAACTTTCCATCATGATCTCTAACTGTTCATCCACATGCACCAATATTATTAAACGGATGAAAGGAGCCATCAATATTAATCTTAACTTTAGAGTAGGGGTGTGCATAACTGATCCAATCCAATCAAAACTGATAAACCGGTCTAGATAAATAGAAATCCAATCAACCCCAAAACCggaaaaaatttgaattttcaatTGGATTGGATTTCAAATTTGATTTCCATAACCGaatcaatccaatccaaaccgaacatttGTAAAtttacataattttatttataccTTTATCATAACATACATATTTACATCCTTATATGATTATATATTTACTATGGGATACATGCATATTTATAAAGTATATTTGAATAAATAGAGTTTGAAATAATTATTTGAATAAACATGCATCAaacaaatataattataaattttaaagtATATTGACTATATTACAATTTATGAATGTTAAATTGATATTATATTGtagtatttttattaattattgtaCATTTTTTAGATTATACACTATAATTTCAAAGGGAAAACAAAAACCGaaaaatccaatccaaaccaCTATATATTGAATCAGATTGGTTCGAATTTGAATTTTGAGACAAATCTATTGGatgataaaatcataaaattgaAGAGATTGGATCAGATGGTTTTTATCTTCAAAATTGAACCAATCCAATCCGTGAACACCCCTACTCTAGAGGGTGTCATCTCAAACTCAACTCTTTCCTCAAACGGCAAGAGGATAGAAATTCTCAAAACCATCAGCAGAAGCACCAACATAAGTAAATTGAAGATCCTACTAAGAATAACAGCAGGTGAATTACCAATGCTATAAAAAATGAGCTCGTTTCTTGATCTCCAAAGCATATTGTCTCGAGCTCGTCTCATTAGAAGTACACAATCTCATGGCTTCATACATAAACTAAAACACTCAAGgcattcaatttttttcaattaactTCTGAAATACATACCATGCAAAAATTTATAATTACAAAGAAAACATGCACGGCTGGCTGATCTTTTCACAGCAACAGCCTTGACAAAAAATGGCAAATATAAGagcaaatgaaaataaaaagaaaggtgATGTTGGTTTTAGCCACCAGCTGACATGCACTCCAGTTTTTTGGTGCAGCAATTGTCGACCCTGGCATATGCTCAAAGAAATCCATCTATACAGCTTGCTGAAGATATTGCACATGACTTGTTAAAGACATTTCTCACCAAATTTCCCCGGTCCCAGCTGCCAAAGCTGAAACACTTTAATATTCTGTTCTGTTCCGCTTTTATTCTCAAAAGAAGCAAATAAATAAGCAAACCCATTCGTTCAATCTACAAACCTCAGCTATCCAAAATGGGAAGAAAACATTCTAACCATGttcaatatatataaacaaagtCCCTATCCATCCCTAACCGAATCCTTCACACAAAACCTCACCATTCACAAATGAACATAGAATAGTCAAGACCCCTGAAGAAAGTGACACAGGTGATGTTGCCTCAAGTATCATCAACTTGTGAGTGAAACACAAAACTGGGAAATGTGGTGGTGATATCTCTGCCAAGGAAACAATTTAAGTCAGATGTAAGATGCTATAGCTTGATCACAAATTTGACCTGGAGAGACAAAACATATAGATACATTGCTCTGATGCCAAATTGCCACGAtacatcaatttttttaaaccaggTTAACTGTTTTTTTTGGGTTTGCTGACTTGAAAGTGGCAAAACATACACTCATACAGTTATGAGAAGTGATGAGAATAAAGGGTAAAAGGGAAGGCTAGAGATGCTTTGGGTTGTAATCATTTGAAAATACTTCATTAGCATTAGAGATTATACTTTAATAGTATTTGGCTCACTTTAACAAACACATCCAAACATGTTTGGCAAAGGAAAAAACCATCTTGTTCTCTACATTAGCACTAGAGATTATGGTTTTAATAGTATTTGACTCATTTTAACAAACTCATCCAAACATGTTTGGCAAGATTTCACTCGAAAgaatttcaaaacccaaaatagCGGTTAGTAACAGGAAGAGACTCACTTCAGATACTGTAAAGTCATATTTTTCAGAAGGGATGGATGTCGTAAGACAAGGTTTCGCCATTCTTCCTTGTCAATCTTCCCATCATGTTTGTATCAGCTTCCTCAAATGTCTAAATAGCTTAAAAGCAGTTAGTGACAGATCTTAAGAGAAGATTATGATAGCACAAGAATAATTTATATTCAACTCAACATACATAAAACCAAAGTACTTTAAGAAGTTCACAAGAATAAGGCTGAAAGAAGGTTTGCTTTATTTTGCAGAGAATTTCAGTGGAAATTTCGGTCCAAATACGAGGAAAACATAGATAGAGTACACATAAGTGTCCCACTAATAATGTGAAAGGAACTTGTATTTTATTACATAGAAATAGAATAAGGAAAATCTCCCTTGATTACAACCCTGAAAAACTTCAGGGTCTACAAACCTCCCTACCCAAAGGCCCAAATTTTCACTTAAATGACTAGATACCTGTCCCTTTCAACCCCTCCTTTCCTGCTCTCATTTATAGGCAGACATGCCTATTTTCTCATCATTGTAGCTAACTGGCTAACTCTCACTAACAGTCCATGTTAGCTAATTAATATGAGATACAATGATGGACAAACACGCACCATCAAAAGAATATAGACTTAAAATTTGGGAAATGACAGAAAATCAATCATAAATGGGAAAATTAAACTACTGGTTTCCATCCTATGAACATCTtacatatatttataattttatatgctTAATAGATTTTCTCGAGACATTAAGAAGAGTGAAAAACATAGTTAATAAATTTATACTTACAttgacaaaataaaatattaaaataaaataaagataaaaagcaaagagaaagaagagCTTATAAAATGCATCACATAATAATAATGAGCATAAGATTTAGGATGGAACTGAAGTTATCGAGTAAATGAAGCACCTTGTCAATAATACTTTCGATCACATCATCCGAAAGATTCATACCAGATTCAGCTAGAGTGGCGACTACCATTTGTTTCACCTATACATAAAAATAACGATCACCGATGCGTATCAAATACATGGTAATACCAAAGACATGCCAGATCAGAGGATCAAAAAGATTccaaggaaagaaagaaaaacaaaaaagtttcACTGAGATTAtaaagtgattttaaatttatttgcaGTTAAATACTAGGAAGATATCACGTTTAAAGTTGTTTGTAGTTTTTGAGAATGCATAACTTCCGATGTTAAAGCTGGAAGATAAAAATATTGGTCATTTTGACTCGGGTATAGGCTTTGAATCTCTGATACTTGAAACATATTCAACCTATTTTTCCTACTGAGTGGTGAAATACTACCATCTCCATATAGGTTGTTCACAGTTCTCTGTAGCCCACAAAATTACATAGTCAAATTCTGTCCCAAAATTAGGCCACTACCTAAATATAACCAAAAACAATAAGTTGTATATTTCCTAAACTTATTATCATCTGTAATTCAACTTTTTCTTTCCCCAGTGGCAATCCATGTCTCTTGTGGACTTGAGAAAAAAGATGGCCTGATCAGCCTTGGCAAACTCATGAGATAGActgattttcaaatttcaatccaCGGCGTTGGACcaagaaagaattgaaaatgcaatTTGTAGTTGGCTTCAGAAAAATGTGAGTTAAAGCTGATTCAAGTTCCCAATATTAATTGTATTACATATTGGTTGTCTGACCTAAACACTATAGAATTTGGTGAGTGGACAAAAGTTCATTTATTGAAATAGCATATTAAAGATTATTACCTCCTGTCTTTGAATAAACCCTTGCTGTTTGAGATCATACAATTGGAATGAAACTgcaagaaagaacaagcatGTGCATTACTATGAATAACAATGCAGCAAGGGAGATAACTCAAAAACTAGAGAAAAGTTGTTACAGTGAATCTTATCATCAATTGGTGCATTGGGATGAAAGACAGAGAGAGCACGTGCAAACTCTTCAAAATCAAGTATCCCATTATGCTTTGTGTCAAACAAGTCGAACACCTAAAAAATTGAAACAGAAGAAAATGATGTACAGGAGGACATAGATTGATTTATTTgtaaagaaaagaagaatatATATAATCCATCCTGAGCATATGATACCCTATCTGCAAATAAGctctctttcttgtttgttTTGAACAAAGCCAACTGAAATTCTTCCTTATTAATTAGTCCATCATCAATGACTGCACTGCTGATGTTCTTGAACAATTCATAAAGCGCCTCAATCTCACTTACACTAAACACTGTCTCTCTTGCAAGGAGTTGTGGATCTTGTAAACCTCTAGGTTGCCGTTGCCTTGACGAATCGGCATCACAACAATTTACCAGAGCACCGCATAAATGCTTTAATCCGTCTAAGCACTGCACCATGATCTCTTACAGATATCCAAACATGACTCCTATTACTACTTTACTTTACTAGTGAATGTGAATTCAAATTCCATACCAGAAGAACAAAGCATCCACTGTGGGTCCACCTAAATAGCAGctaaaattaaaacatgaattcaattCAATCTCCCAATAAcaaaacacaaataaaaaagAGTTAGTTAGATCCAGAACAGCCAAACAGTTAGTTTACCTTTCAAGGGTGAATGAATACTCATACTCCCAGTCCCGGACATGTTTCAAAATTGCAATTCAATCCGATTCCGATCAAGCTTAAACCTAATTTACCAAATTATTTATTATGGAAACCAAACCCCTTCGCCTTCGTTGCTCATTGCTCCTCACCAACCTTACCACGTGCCTCTTGACTGGTTGCTAGTTGCTACTTTTCACCTTTCACCCATTAGGAGATGCAGCAATGCAcccatatttttaattttaatgtttcatcattcatttcatttaatttaatccAAAATAAATCTTTTGTTCAATtgaatcaaattttcaaatttcattttAATAATCGTTACAATGTAATCCAAATCCAAATTATATATCTAATCATACCTTAGGGATATCACTCGGCGCTTCTATTAATCTGGAAGTAGAATGAAAGATTAAGGTCACAACTCACAATTGTAGCTTAGTTAAGAAAAATATCGGTTTTTCTGAAGAATAACTTTACTAGCTTTGGGTAAGTATTTATGTAGgggattttatttttctgtcCAATTATATGGAACTTTTGTAAATTGCTAACATTGACTTGGAGGTTGAAGTTGGGTTGAGGAGCTTGTTGCACATTTCTATAGGCATTCAAGAAGTCTCTGAGACTTTGAAGAAAAGACAAAAACCTACCAGCCCAATCGATTCAAAACACAGGGTAGTATATGAAGATAATTGTAATTCCATGTTTATGAAGTGTCTAGTTCATTTACTTCTTgtttcaaaaagaaaagaaattcatTAGCTTCTTTTTGTATGTCCCTTAGTCATCTTATTAGACATTCATTAAATGTCTTGACTCTTGACCTTTGCTATTGATATCATCATAATACACATCATCTCTCTTTTTTCCCAAACAAAAAGATATAAATAATgatgtgaaaaaaaatattcctaGATACAACTCTTTCTGAGAATTAGATAGTACTAGGATTTTATACAATGCTTACGTTTATGACATGAAAAAGAAATAATATGAATTGAGGTTACAAATTCTAGATAAGGGGCTGTTATTACCTATGATCTTTATCTTCCCTTTTCATGCTATGTTCTGATTTACTTCTTGCCCTTCTTATGATTCTTTTAGGATCCAATTCCACCTTGCAGCTTGAACTACTTTCATCTTTGGCTCTCCTCACCTTATCTAACTCCCTCTCAGTGTCTCCTCTGATAACCATCTTTTTTTCTAGTTCCAATGGCAACTTACTATCTAATCTTTGAGTTCTTGTCACTTCTCCATTGAACTCTTTATCTTGGCCTAAAGATTGCTTGCTCTGGCCATCATCCCTTGTGGCTGGTCTATGTTTTATTCCTGCAAGTATCTCATGTGGTTTTGGCAGTTTTTGACTGGCATTTGCCTTAGACCCTTTCTCTTGCTCAAAGTAGAGGAGCTGCACAACAGTTCTTAATGGCAGAAGCTCGTTTTTCACTGCATGGGAACGCACTTCTGGGGACAGTCTTTGGCAGTCTAGAATCCCACACAAGCGCTTCTTGTCTGTCTTGCTCATGTCAGGATGCACCTGTTCAAGCATTTTACTCAATTCACATCATCAAAATAACCAGAGAGTAAAAGCTTGCCACTGAATTGGTTATGTTTGTTTAGTTTAATGTTCATGTTTGGAACCCTTCTACAATCGATTCTAAAGTCATAAGCAATTCTAGGGAGAAacttttgtgagtagcttctagaTTTCATAATCCATTCTGGTGACAGTTAATAGCATATTAGCTTATTTagcataatcaattctgacaccCAGAATCTACTCCGATAAGCttctccccataattgattttggcttgcAAATTAATTATAGAAggttttccaaacatgcactaagaaTCATCTTCCAAACATGCATTAAGAGTCTCTTACGGTCCTCAGAAATGTTCATGTGTAATTCTCTAGCATTCAAGCAGGAGACAATGTAATATTAAACAAGTTTTGACAAAGTTAGTATGTTTGGATTTCCATTAGCAAGACTTAAAAGCACTTTCAGCAGAAATTCATGTCTCGTAGGTATGGTAGCTAATTCACCTTAAGATAGATGTCGATCGCCTTGTACAGATCATCGTGATCTACTCGAGCAATACTCGGCACAGTTTCAGCAAGAGAGACAAACTTTGAAACTTGCATGTTATCATCTCTTGCAACCACTTGAAGATAGGAATCAATGAGCCTGCCTACATTTCTGACTGATCTTAAAAAGTAGCTGTTGTCCACAGCACCTGGGGACATTCTTTTCCAAAGCTTCAAGAATGTTTCCAGCACTGCTTGAACTAACTCAACATCATAATAGTTCTGTTCAGAAGATGTTTTTGAAGGATAAAGCAAGTCACTCACTGTTGCCTCCTCAAACTGCAAACTGGCTCTCCTTATCAGTTCTGTTTTTATCACTGAAGAGGCACTCAAATGAATTGAAATGCTGAGAAGCCTAAACAAGAAGCCAACTGAAACAGACCCTCTATCTGCAGGAATCATGCTCACAATGGTTTCAAGAATTTTTCTGTTTCTCTCTTTATTGGGCTCTTCTGTTTGAGACACTGAACTGCCTGAAGTTTTAAGCTTTGTGATGCCGGGTAGCCACCGGCAGGCATAGACATGTAAAGCTTCACCTATAAGCTGTGGTGGGAGAACATAGGTTGATCTAATAGCCATTACTATGCACCTGAAAAGATCTATGTCAAGATCAGAAACATCCTCAGTCCACCAATCCTTTGGGACAGAATGATGCTCTTTTTTTGTATAACCAGGCCTGGTGTATGTGAAGGACCATTTGACCTGCACAGAACCATTATTTATTAGCAAAAATGTTCAAATTAAGAAGTAACAATTCtcagaaatataatataaaagcaTTCATGTCTCTTCACCCTATAGCTTAAACTTTTggaatagttggttcatgatatAGTATTGAGTCTCTATCActaagtggtctagagttcaaTCCTTGTTGCCTCATTCTAatgaaaaaaaagttgaatttcagcataAGTCAAGTGAGCACGCATTGTCCacacttcaagcccaaagggctctggCATGAGGGGGCGTATTAtaagtataatataaaaccttTACCCTACAGCTTAAGCTTTGGTTCATGGCAACAACCACAGAAACTTGGAAGAGTTGATGGATCTGAGTTCTTGACCTGTGGTGGGGGTGTGAGAATTTTCTCAATAATTGAATCAATGCACTTTCTGACAATACCAAGATTCTCAGACCACTCTGGTAACGTAGCAGTACTCTGAAGCGTGGCAATGGAATCCTTCCAACCTTCAAGAATGCATGAATTGAAAAATGATTCAAGTTTTCCTACCAAGTTTCCCCTCTCAATGGAGTCGTTCATTCTAAGAAACTTGGCAGCACTGAGTGTAGGTACAAAGTTATGGGCACTGATTTTGATTGAAATTCCATAGCAAAACTTAGCACAGAGTTCAAAAGCATCTTCTCCTCCAGGTATATCATGAAGCTCTACAGATACACTCTCAGAATCACTAGAATCATAGCAAAGCCTCTGCAAGAGGCCGCATTTTGGAAGAAGCGCAAACTGCAGTTAGAAAGAGCAGAATTATAGATGAACCAAGATTAagttttggtttttattttcacaCACACCACACTTTCATTCTATAATTCCAATACCTTGTGTAGCAGATAATTAATATCATTGATTTGTATCACAAGGTCTGCAGCTATATCTGATATCAGGGTTCTGCATTATCAGAAGACATGTTAATTTGTAAAAAGATGTATACATATTTTTAACAAAGGGGTTGTTGCCAATACCTGGTAGCTTGTTCAGTGTAGAAAGTATCTGGCCTTGTCCCAAGTTTCATGAACTTCATTTTTATTTGGTGTTGTTGTCTATACCAAATTGTCAAGAAAAAGCCTCCACCTCCACTTCAGAGCCTGGAGCCTGCAAATTCAAAATGCAACTTGAATGATACTAGAGCAGGTCCCATAAAGTTAAGGATTTTTTTGGTTTAATTTAAACCATAAGTATAGGACCATTATGGACGGCAAAACGCTCTCTATCAAGTATTTAACGCACTGCTTTCACATGACTCGTACCCGAGACCTCTGCTTAAGCTAGAATAACCCACATCAATTTGTCTATGCGTTTGTTGGCAtaaagcagagagagagagagagagatctcCCAAGTGAATCCAAAGGGTTGTCTAGTGGTCCATGAGGTTGATGAACGTGCTTGGCTGACTAAGCACCAACTTAGATTTTATCATTTTAAGCAAAGGGGTGAAGGACAAGGAAATCATAAATCATAATAGATAAAGGTAGAAGTGGAAGACCAGGACATGATATCTTGTCCTCCTCACACTGTCGGTTATGAATAAGAAAAATCCACTAATTACTAAATAAAGTAGTAACAGAAATTTGCAACACGACTTTAATTCATCTAAGTTTGGTTTATCTAGCAAGGTTTCTGCCACTGCCAACTAACCTCACTGATTTGTGATACAACTCTGAAAACCCTTCAATTCGTAGAAGATTATGCCCTCACCCATATATGCCTCCATTCACTGAGAATAGCAAACTGCTAAGAGAGTTTTTCTAGATGACATGCACTACTAGTACCTTTGGAGGTTACTTCAAACATTAAACCATATTGTCTTGTCCCAATTGTTTGAATAAAAATATCTGATAATTAGGAATGTGGTAATAATTAATTGAGTTAAAGGTTGAGA
This window harbors:
- the LOC130710574 gene encoding BTB/POZ domain-containing protein At5g47800-like isoform X5, encoding MKFMKLGTRPDTFYTEQATRTLISDIAADLVIQINDINYLLHKFALLPKCGLLQRLCYDSSDSESVSVELHDIPGGEDAFELCAKFCYGISIKISAHNFVPTLSAAKFLRMNDSIERGNLVGKLESFFNSCILEGWKDSIATLQSTATLPEWSENLGIVRKCIDSIIEKILTPPPQVKWSFTYTRPGYTKKEHHSVPKDWWTEDVSDLDIDLFRCIVMAIRSTYVLPPQLIGEALHVYACRWLPGITKLKTSGSSVSQTEEPNKERNRKILETIVSMIPADRGSVSVGFLFRLLSISIHLSASSVIKTELIRRASLQFEEATVSDLLYPSKTSSEQNYYDVELVQAVLETFLKLWKRMSPGAVDNSYFLRSVRNVGRLIDSYLQVVARDDNMQVSKFVSLAETVPSIARVDHDDLYKAIDIYLKVHPDMSKTDKKRLCGILDCQRLSPEVRSHAVKNELLPLRTVVQLLYFEQEKGSKANASQKLPKPHEILAGIKHRPATRDDGQSKQSLGQDKEFNGEVTRTQRLDSKLPLELEKKMVIRGDTERELDKVRRAKDESSSSCKVELDPKRIIRRARSKSEHSMKREDKDHRLIEAPSDIPKV
- the LOC130710574 gene encoding BTB/POZ domain-containing protein At5g47800-like isoform X6; this translates as MKFMKLGTRPDTFYTEQATRTLISDIAADLVIQINDINYLLHKFALLPKCGLLQRLCYDSSDSESVSVELHDIPGGEDAFELCAKFCYGISIKISAHNFVPTLSAAKFLRMNDSIERGNLVGKLESFFNSCILEGWKDSIATLQSTATLPEWSENLGIVRKCIDSIIEKILTPPPQVKWSFTYTRPGYTKKEHHSVPKDWWTEDVSDLDIDLFRCIVMAIRSTYVLPPQLIGEALHVYACRWLPGITKLKTSGSSVSQTEEPNKERNRKILETIVSMIPADRGSVSVGFLFRLLSISIHLSASSVIKTELIRRASLQFEEATVSDLLYPSKTSSEQNYYDVELVQAVLETFLKLWKRMSPGAVDNSYFLRSVRNVGRLIDSYLQVVARDDNMQVSKFVSLAETVPSIARVDHDDLYKAIDIYLKVHPDMSKTDKKRLCGILDCQRLSPEVRSHAVKNELLPLRTVVQLLYFEQEKGSKANASQKLPKPHEILAGIKHRPATRDDGQSKQSLGQDKEFNGEVTRTQRLDSKLPLELEKKMVIRGDTERELDKVRRAKDESSSSCKVELDPKRIIRRARSKSEHSMKREDKDHR